One window from the genome of Chitinivorax sp. PXF-14 encodes:
- the kdpC gene encoding potassium-transporting ATPase subunit KdpC produces MKQTLRPAVTLFVLLTALTGLAYPLLTTGIGKLLFPAQVAGSLIVQDGRTVGSELIGQQFTEPRYFWGRPSATIPMPYNAAASGGTNLGPLNPALADAVHTRIAALKAADPGNTAPIPVDLVTASASGLDPHISPAAAQYQAARVARARQLAPAEVAALIGRHTEPPQWGLFGEARVNVLKLNLALDALKR; encoded by the coding sequence ATGAAACAAACCTTACGCCCCGCGGTGACATTGTTTGTGCTGCTGACAGCGCTGACCGGCCTTGCCTACCCGCTACTGACGACGGGAATCGGCAAATTGCTGTTCCCCGCCCAGGTGGCAGGGAGTCTGATCGTTCAGGACGGCAGAACAGTCGGCTCTGAACTGATCGGCCAGCAATTCACCGAGCCGCGGTATTTCTGGGGCCGCCCCTCCGCCACCATCCCGATGCCCTACAATGCAGCCGCCTCCGGCGGCACCAACCTGGGCCCGCTGAACCCGGCGCTGGCCGACGCGGTCCACACCCGTATCGCCGCGCTCAAGGCAGCCGACCCGGGCAACACCGCGCCGATACCGGTCGACCTGGTCACCGCCTCGGCCAGCGGCCTCGATCCGCACATCAGCCCGGCGGCGGCGCAGTATCAGGCCGCGCGCGTTGCCCGGGCACGCCAGCTGGCGCCGGCCGAGGTAGCAGCGCTGATCGGCCGCCATACCGAGCCGCCGCAGTGGGGGCTGTTCGGCGAAGCGCGGGTCAATGTGCTGAAATTGAACCTGGCCCTCGATGCATTGAAACGCTAG